A single region of the Syngnathoides biaculeatus isolate LvHL_M chromosome 17, ASM1980259v1, whole genome shotgun sequence genome encodes:
- the LOC133491147 gene encoding thrombospondin-4-B-like: MGRWSAAIVASQLLLQICTYVKAQALVYDLLTSPDCLPDLLQGGLVAQGANEAFILASFKLQPKTGTTVFGLYNPRDNSKYFEFTVMGKLNKGVR, encoded by the exons ATGGGCCGGTGGAGCGCGGCGATCGTGGCCTCGCAGCTTCTGCTACAAATCTGCACGTACGTGAAAGCCCAGGCGTTAG TGTACGACCTGCTGACCTCGCCCGACTGCCTGCCCGACCTGCTGCAGGGCGGTCTGGTCGCCCAGGGGGCCAACGAGGCCTTCATCCTGGCCTCCTTCAAACTGCAGCCCAAGACCGGCACCACCGTGTTCGGCCTGTACAACCCGCGGGACAACAGCAAGTACTTTGAGTTCACCGTGATGGGCAAACTCAACAAAG GGGTTCGCTAA